A genomic region of Chaetodon auriga isolate fChaAug3 chromosome 11, fChaAug3.hap1, whole genome shotgun sequence contains the following coding sequences:
- the znf451 gene encoding E3 SUMO-protein ligase ZNF451, whose protein sequence is MSSPIEADEDEVEEVQFVSEGPVRPVLECIDLLSDSEDEGCSSLADTIEDKISYHKARVTSTLDRLAHQVALEKKERANKCRAFKEKQILQRAHGQQELAFSSTNGVNQEAKRCVDMWLKMPGVRPGVVSAGSGGRHRSAPFPRNTSTRHTCPVINCGRVYDNASLLDGHLKRFDHSPCDPTISLKGCPSELFACAACGRHFPTKEEWRKHLSSKLSSSTPDGHSTTQTYQRIVCFACPACYLFFNLRDECLQHMSARNHFAESLAMNETRGRAMPVPVPEYVKNRLITLCKDAAFTVRCSLCHKVLISHQVAQAHFNVHCRQGCAVAKADKTIVQVMKQLQVRGQCILCCKIFLSQAEIESHKESTQHDVEVNQTMEKAVLQHCRFGDIGHTQRAREAQGSRQSTGLQTPFQKRNKKRGHCEESPGKRQRLSVNGSAGGKSTTAWCCECGLQFSEEAGASKHLLAANQIFHQCGVCGKHMGESSITRLHMSRFHGGAHLSNFLFYCRKCKVEMPRYEDILSHVSKDHSGHTYFTEQEVPEEFAAVTDAKPSTSTLHSPFTKSTGQQNTVETCSSKAEQTWMCRMCEDVFDSEEDVQKHCSDVSGHSYQRFICGHCPQKFFKESTVRRHCMNEHNGQVKSSHFCGLCDSMQFESEGEFLEHYKSLHSKDYYCMDGGDVVQPAVAESTSQLTCPCMGSDKSKEEMKATYTQCMRDLSAEGKCLYVCAPCGVSAPSYAQMKTHVHTKHPALNLSKTFDVECKACQESFTGVPTFHKHYHSRHCTLEPCMSSRICVKDMKAEPTTVKIINAVEVKPDTNEIEDETLVRFFNIDQASKEREAHESESDNEMSVSAEEARESAELEEALKRSLVEF, encoded by the exons ATGTCTTCTCCAATCGAAGCAGACgaggatgaggtggaggaagtgcAGTTCGTGTCA GAGGGCCCTGTCAGACCGGTATTGGAATGTATTGATCTGCTGAGTGATAGTGAGGATGAGGGCTGTTCATCATTGGCAGACACG ATTGAAGATAAAATCTCCTACCATAAAGCGCGTGTAACATCTACGCTGGACAGACTAGCACACCAGGTGGCTCTGGAGAAAAAGGAAAGGGCAAATAAATGTAGAGCATTCAAG GAGAAGCAAATCTTACAAAGAGCTCATGGGCAGCAGGAGCTGGCTTTCAGTTCTACAAATGGAGTAAATCAGGAGGCAAAGCGCTGCGTAGACATGTGGTTAAAGATGCCAG GTGTTAGACCTGGGGTGGTCAGTGCTGGCTCTGGAGGAAGGCACAGATCTGCTCCTTTCCCCAGAAATACTTCAACTCGACACACTTGTCCAGTGATAAACTGTGGGCGAGTTTATGACAACGCGTCCCTCCTCGACGGGCACTTAAAAAG GTTTGATCACTCCCCTTGTGACCCCACCATCAGTCTTAAAGGATGTCCATCTGAGCTCTTTGCCTGCGCTGCCTGTGGTCGACATTTTCCAACTAAAGAAGAATGGAGGAAACATCTTTCATCTAAG CTGTCCTCGTCTACTCCCGATGGTCACAGCACGACTCAGACTTACCAGCGGATTGTGTGTTTTGCCTGCCCTGCCTGCTACCTCTTCTTCAACCTTCGCGATGAGTGTCTTCAGCACATGTCAGCCAGAAACCACTTTGCGGAGTCACTTGCCATGAATG AAACCAGAGGAAGAGCAATGCCAGTTCCCGTCCCAGAATATGTGAAGAATCGTCTCATCACTTTGTGCAAGGATGCTGCGTTCACTGTCAGATGCTCTTTATGTCACAAAGTGCTAATCTCACATCAGGTAGCTCAAGCTCACTTCAA CGTGCACTGTAGACAGGGCTGTGCAGTGGCCAAGGCAGATAAAACCATCGTACAGGtaatgaaacagctgcaggtgcGAGGGCAGTGCATCCTGTGCTGTAAAATCTTCCTCAGCCAAGCTGAAATTGAGAGTCACAAAGAATCGACCCAGCACGACGTGGAGGTCAACCAGACAATGGAGAAAGCAGTCCTTCAGCACTGCAGGTTTGGTGACattggacacacacagagggctaGAGAGGCACAGGGGAGTAGACAGTCCACTGGCCTCCAAACTCCTTTTCAAAAGAGAAACAAGAAGAGGGGCCATTGCGAAGAATCACCAGGCAAACGGCAGAGGCTAAGTGTGAATGGCAGCGCCGGCGGGAAGTCAACAACTGCATGGTGCTGTGAGTGTGGTCTCCAGTTCTCAGAGGAAGCTGGAGCCAGTAAGCATCTCTTGGCTGCCAACCAGATTTTCCATCAGTGCGGCGTGTGCGGCAAACACATGGGAGAGTCCTCAATTACCCGCCTGCATATGAGCCGCTTTCACGGAGGAGCTCATCTCTCCAATTTCCTCTTCTACTGCCGCAAGTGCAAAGTGGAAATGCCTCGGTACGAAGATATCCTGTCACATGTGTCCAAGGATCACAGTGGACACACCTACTTCACTGAACAAGAAGTACCCGAGGAGTTTGCCGCGGTCACTGATGCCAAGCCGTCCACCAGCACCCTACATTCACCATTCACAAAGTCCACAGGCCAGCAGAACACAGTCGAGACGTGTTCCTCAAAAGCAGAGCAGACATGGATGTGCAGGATGTGCGAGGACGTCTTTGACTCAGAGGAGGACGTCCAGAAGCACTGCAGCGACGTGAGCGGTCACAGCTATCAGCGGTTCATCTGCGGACACTGCCCTCAGAAGTTCTTCAAAGAGTCCACCGTGCGTAGGCACTGTATGAACGAGCACAACGGGCAGGTTAAGAGCTCCCACTTCTGCGGGCTCTGCGACAGCATGCAGTTTGAATCTGAGGGCGAGTTCCTGGAGCACTACAAGAGTCTTCACAGTAAGGACTACTACTGTATGGACGGCGGTGATGTTGTTCAGCCTGCTGTTGCTGAGAGCACCAGTCAGCTTACATGTCCATGCATGGGTTCAGACAAGagcaaagaggaaatgaaagctaCATATACGCAATGCATGAGGGATCTGTCCGCTGAGGGgaaatgtctgtatgtgtgtgcgccttGTGGAGTATCTGCACCCTCCTATGCACAGATGAAGACTCATGTCCACACCAAACACCCAGCACTGAACCTGAGCAAGACCTTTGATGTGGAATGCAAAGCTTGCCAGGAGAGCTTTACGGGTGTACCAACTTTCCATAAACACTATCACTCCCGACACTGTACACTGGAACCGTGCATGAGCTCCAGGATCTGCGTtaaagacatgaaagcagagccCACCACTGTAAAAATAATCAATGCTGTGGAGGTCAAACCAGACACCAATG AGATTGAAGATGAGACACTGGTGAGGTTTTTTAACATTGACCAGGccagcaaagagagagaagcgCATGAAA GTGAGTCGGATAACGAGATGTCTGTGAGCGCAGAAGAAGCGAGAGAGTCAGCAG